A genomic stretch from Vibrio coralliilyticus includes:
- a CDS encoding alkaline phosphatase D family protein, whose product MKPTPELPFLLAGPILRKSTADELVFWLATSRPLEGKFILSQASDHNVVFQDSLSDCQQIQVGTHCFVTLAHFKSDFPTDVALSYEFETHLGPLSTLYPHLLHTDEEQLTFKISTKANYVLHGSCRNPHYPSKDALATMDNKVATQSLNERPDMLILSGDQIYADHVAGPMLDAILQTIDILGLPSESFPDAPIDCAESLYAHPDCFYGRDKILPHYVDDGTFLSKLFPKRRVPIFSSRENENHLVTFAEFLAMYILVWSPTLWPCLNLTRLLDKEFTHGGQTLSPRWQQQWREEKQVLEAFIGTLPQVQRLLAHIPTYMIFDDHDITDDWNLTVGWEKAAYENPFSKRIIGNGLIAYWLCQGWGNEPDNFNDEFLSEALNYLSQPTAQNQDEFISYLYSFERWHFTIHTSPKVVVLDTRTRRWRSESRMNKPSGLMDWEALIEFQQELMHQDKVIVVSAAPMFGVKFIEALQKGMTMLGQPLVIDAENWMAHPGSANTLLSIFTHTKTPANFVILSGDVHYSFAYDIKLRFRRSSPNIYQITCSGFKSQFPEPLLAVCDHLDRLLYSPRSPLNFLTKRKRLKIKKRDPNTEGARRLVNASAIGEVKLDDNGKPKRISILTGDGKEIDFPPIGEK is encoded by the coding sequence ATGAAACCAACACCTGAATTGCCCTTTCTCTTAGCTGGCCCCATTTTAAGAAAATCTACCGCTGATGAGCTTGTCTTCTGGTTAGCAACCAGTCGTCCCTTAGAGGGAAAGTTCATTCTTTCTCAAGCGTCCGATCACAACGTAGTCTTTCAAGACAGTCTTTCTGATTGCCAGCAAATTCAGGTGGGCACACACTGCTTCGTGACCTTAGCGCATTTTAAAAGTGACTTTCCAACTGATGTGGCGCTTAGTTATGAATTCGAGACTCACCTCGGTCCACTAAGCACGCTTTACCCGCATTTACTGCATACTGACGAAGAACAGTTGACGTTTAAAATCTCGACTAAAGCGAATTATGTCCTGCATGGTTCCTGCCGCAATCCGCATTATCCTAGTAAAGATGCGCTCGCCACTATGGATAATAAGGTCGCCACTCAATCTCTGAATGAGAGACCAGACATGCTGATCTTGAGCGGCGATCAGATCTATGCTGATCATGTAGCGGGACCAATGCTTGATGCGATCTTACAAACCATCGACATACTTGGTTTGCCATCAGAGTCGTTTCCTGATGCTCCCATTGATTGTGCCGAGTCGCTATATGCGCATCCCGACTGCTTTTATGGGCGAGATAAAATTCTACCCCACTACGTTGATGACGGGACATTCCTGAGCAAATTATTTCCCAAGCGCCGTGTCCCTATTTTCAGCTCACGCGAAAACGAAAATCATCTGGTCACTTTTGCTGAGTTCCTAGCCATGTACATTTTGGTCTGGTCTCCCACTCTTTGGCCATGCCTCAATTTGACACGTCTGCTCGATAAAGAATTTACCCATGGCGGTCAAACGCTTTCCCCTCGCTGGCAACAGCAATGGCGTGAAGAAAAACAAGTACTCGAAGCATTCATCGGCACTTTACCTCAAGTACAGCGCTTACTTGCTCATATACCGACTTATATGATTTTCGATGATCATGATATTACTGATGACTGGAATCTGACCGTTGGTTGGGAGAAAGCCGCATACGAAAACCCATTCTCTAAGCGTATTATTGGCAATGGCTTGATTGCTTATTGGTTGTGTCAAGGGTGGGGAAATGAACCGGATAACTTCAATGACGAGTTTCTGTCCGAGGCATTGAACTACCTAAGCCAACCCACAGCGCAAAACCAAGATGAGTTCATCAGTTACCTTTACAGTTTCGAGCGATGGCATTTTACCATCCACACTTCACCTAAAGTTGTCGTTCTGGACACCCGCACACGAAGGTGGCGTTCAGAATCAAGAATGAACAAACCCTCTGGTTTAATGGATTGGGAAGCACTAATAGAGTTTCAGCAAGAGCTAATGCATCAAGATAAAGTGATTGTCGTATCCGCAGCCCCCATGTTTGGCGTCAAGTTTATCGAAGCTCTGCAAAAAGGCATGACCATGCTTGGTCAACCACTAGTGATTGATGCAGAAAACTGGATGGCACACCCTGGCAGTGCAAATACGCTATTGAGCATTTTTACTCACACGAAAACACCTGCAAACTTTGTTATTTTGTCAGGTGATGTCCATTACTCATTTGCGTACGATATAAAACTCCGTTTTCGACGCTCTAGCCCCAATATTTATCAGATCACCTGTAGCGGCTTTAAAAGTCAGTTCCCTGAGCCTTTATTAGCAGTGTGTGACCATCTGGATAGGCTACTCTATTCCCCACGCTCACCACTCAACTTTCTGACTAAACGTAAACGTCTGAAAATCAAAAAGCGGGATCCCAATACCGAAGGAGCCCGTCGTTTGGTCAATGCCAGCGCCATCGGCGAAGTAAAGCTGGATGACAACGGTAAACCTAAACGGATCTCGATATTAACGGGAGATGGCAAAGAAATTGATTTTCCACCGATAGGAGAAAAGTAA
- a CDS encoding DUF2760 domain-containing protein, protein MTFDLQMIPQTFDMLHAGLTASSVLLLLIAVSRKSKVVEKVVEKPVEKVVEVEKPVEKIVEVEKVVEVEKVVERVVEVESKLATASTDSAMQLLSIMQQEARLIDFLKEDLTSFSDEEVGAAARVIHTGGQKVLNDYVSLEHIRNEDEDTRITIEDGFNSQEIRLTGNVTGSAPFNGTLIHKGWKAREMNLPKLAENYDASIIAPAEVEL, encoded by the coding sequence ATGACGTTCGATTTACAAATGATCCCTCAAACGTTCGATATGCTGCACGCTGGCCTAACGGCATCAAGCGTCCTTTTACTTCTGATTGCGGTATCACGCAAATCTAAAGTCGTCGAGAAAGTGGTTGAAAAGCCCGTTGAGAAAGTCGTCGAAGTTGAGAAGCCAGTTGAGAAGATCGTTGAAGTAGAAAAAGTAGTCGAAGTAGAGAAAGTCGTAGAGCGTGTTGTAGAAGTTGAATCAAAACTTGCAACCGCTTCAACAGACTCTGCTATGCAGCTACTTTCTATCATGCAACAAGAAGCTCGTCTGATTGACTTCCTAAAAGAAGACCTAACCTCATTCTCTGATGAAGAAGTCGGCGCGGCCGCTCGAGTTATCCACACGGGGGGGCAGAAAGTGCTGAACGATTACGTTTCGCTTGAGCATATCCGTAATGAAGATGAAGACACTCGTATTACGATTGAAGACGGCTTTAACTCGCAGGAGATTCGCCTAACCGGTAATGTGACAGGAAGTGCACCTTTTAATGGCACCTTAATTCATAAAGGCTGGAAAGCACGTGAAATGAATCTACCGAAACTTGCTGAAAACTACGACGCTTCTATTATTGCACCTGCCGAGGTGGAGCTGTAA
- a CDS encoding MipA/OmpV family protein — MISVKRLSTLTVLAVNAVSFSAVAEEEKGISEQDWGIAAVYRMASIPFYTGNNDQTVGTFVPMMYFESEHVFVEGLQGGAYLFKPEDEAFQLSALMRLRFVDIPSSEQNANGGDAVDFGGQLRYFLDDDWYLDAELMTDDEFRFHSNLSVSGEFDYGDWELRPHARLRYKDADFNSQYYSFSDITKENIGGGIDLNIGIDARYHVYSNLYLLGSTSVTRLDNNAYHSNTVEDRYQGELFVGFGFFNDKSKAPKPELKNKRYVRIAHGWATPSNIGDIMKLNTEKDPYNNQMTSLFYGHPLTDELFGMPLDIYFTPGIVHHWSSDVQSASTEYVAAIKAYYTFNWPTQWRFGVAEGMSFIDSITYIEQTEMDSKGYNASNFLNYLDFSFDVNIGDLFNKRDLDNMWVGYSLHHRSAIFEQASQYGRIKGGSNYNTIYVQFDF; from the coding sequence ATGATTAGCGTAAAGAGACTATCGACACTGACGGTGCTAGCTGTAAACGCCGTCAGTTTTTCTGCTGTCGCCGAGGAAGAAAAAGGCATCAGTGAACAAGATTGGGGTATTGCTGCTGTCTATCGTATGGCTTCCATCCCTTTTTACACGGGTAACAATGACCAGACGGTTGGTACGTTTGTACCGATGATGTATTTTGAGAGCGAGCACGTGTTTGTCGAAGGTTTGCAGGGCGGGGCTTATCTTTTTAAGCCAGAGGATGAAGCCTTCCAGTTGAGTGCATTAATGCGGCTTAGGTTTGTAGACATCCCCTCTTCTGAACAAAATGCTAACGGTGGAGATGCGGTCGACTTTGGTGGTCAACTACGCTATTTCCTTGATGACGATTGGTACCTAGATGCTGAATTGATGACAGATGACGAGTTTCGTTTCCATAGTAACCTAAGCGTGAGTGGTGAGTTTGATTATGGGGACTGGGAACTTAGGCCACATGCCCGTCTTCGTTATAAGGATGCGGATTTCAATAGTCAGTATTACTCTTTTTCCGATATCACCAAAGAAAATATTGGTGGTGGCATTGATCTCAACATAGGAATAGACGCGCGTTATCACGTTTATTCCAACTTGTATCTGTTGGGTTCTACCAGCGTGACCCGACTGGATAATAACGCCTATCATTCCAATACCGTTGAAGATAGGTATCAAGGCGAGCTTTTTGTTGGCTTTGGTTTCTTTAATGATAAATCGAAAGCGCCTAAGCCTGAACTCAAGAATAAACGTTACGTTCGGATTGCGCATGGTTGGGCAACGCCATCCAATATCGGCGACATCATGAAGCTCAATACAGAAAAAGACCCATACAATAACCAAATGACGTCGCTTTTCTATGGCCATCCTTTAACGGACGAATTGTTTGGTATGCCGCTGGATATTTACTTTACACCGGGCATTGTTCATCACTGGTCTTCAGATGTGCAATCTGCCAGCACCGAATACGTTGCTGCGATTAAAGCCTACTACACGTTTAATTGGCCAACTCAGTGGCGATTTGGTGTGGCTGAAGGGATGTCATTCATTGACAGCATCACGTATATCGAACAAACGGAGATGGACTCTAAGGGTTACAACGCGAGTAATTTCCTTAACTATCTCGATTTTTCGTTTGACGTCAATATTGGCGATTTATTCAACAAGCGTGACTTAGACAACATGTGGGTGGGTTATTCACTGCATCATCGCAGCGCGATATTTGAACAAGCGTCCCAATATGGTCGGATCAAAGGTGGCAGTAACTACAATACCATCTATGTGCAGTTCGACTTTTGA
- a CDS encoding 3'-5' exonuclease → MNHNRIVCFDLEMCCWNENGVGTTGEIIEVGLAEIDLVKGEIVKRAQYYVKPEQDEVSLFCSQLTGITPRKIEKQGRPLEEVLKSMIKNFGGANKIYASWGRDDLILAQECQDKGIEMPFKEFINLATLYRIQHRLKDKRIGHKAAQEAQNIDWEGRQHSGYVDAYNLAKLALTML, encoded by the coding sequence ATGAACCATAACCGTATAGTTTGTTTCGATTTGGAAATGTGCTGTTGGAATGAAAACGGTGTCGGTACTACTGGTGAAATCATCGAAGTCGGACTGGCGGAAATTGATCTTGTCAAAGGCGAGATCGTCAAACGTGCTCAGTACTATGTGAAACCAGAACAAGATGAAGTGTCCCTGTTTTGTTCTCAACTAACGGGTATTACGCCGCGTAAAATTGAGAAACAGGGTCGCCCGCTCGAAGAAGTGCTCAAGTCGATGATCAAAAACTTCGGCGGCGCGAATAAAATTTACGCCTCATGGGGTAGAGACGATCTGATCTTAGCGCAAGAATGTCAGGATAAAGGCATTGAAATGCCGTTTAAAGAGTTCATTAACTTAGCTACTCTGTATCGCATCCAGCATCGCCTTAAAGATAAACGCATTGGCCACAAGGCCGCTCAGGAAGCGCAAAATATTGACTGGGAAGGACGACAGCACTCTGGATACGTTGACGCCTATAATCTCGCTAAATTAGCGTTAACCATGCTTTAG
- a CDS encoding TerB family tellurite resistance protein, which yields MLNSITTLFKQLIDGQDLGKHVETDPNLAIACLLCEVSGADHQIIGAETEAKCQLLTRLLNISQPEASSLLERAAIKSKESASLYDFTSQLRELSQNTRFDLIKAMWEVAHADGNIDPLEDAVIRKAAELLYVDHSEFIRAKLQVIENNNG from the coding sequence ATGCTGAATTCCATCACAACTCTATTTAAACAACTTATCGACGGTCAAGATCTCGGAAAACACGTAGAGACAGACCCAAATCTTGCCATCGCCTGTTTGCTCTGCGAAGTCTCCGGTGCTGATCACCAAATCATTGGCGCCGAGACTGAGGCCAAGTGTCAATTGCTCACTCGTCTTCTAAATATCAGTCAACCTGAAGCGTCTTCTCTCCTCGAACGTGCTGCGATAAAAAGTAAAGAGTCTGCCTCTTTGTATGACTTTACTTCACAGTTAAGAGAACTCAGTCAGAATACTCGGTTTGACCTTATTAAAGCGATGTGGGAAGTTGCGCACGCTGACGGAAACATTGATCCACTTGAAGATGCTGTTATTCGCAAAGCCGCAGAATTGCTCTATGTCGATCACAGCGAGTTTATTCGCGCCAAATTGCAGGTGATTGAGAATAATAACGGCTAA